AAAGCTGAAACTCTCAATGAGCTTCTGGAAAAAATGAATGTTAATCCTGTTAGTATTGTTCTTGCACAGGCGGCAATAGAAAGTGGATGGGGAACATCAAGATTTTTTGTTGAAGCTAATAATATTTTTGGAGTTTGGACTTTTAATAAAAAATATGCTTCAAAGATAAAAGCCCGTAAGTCAAATGTTTATCTAAAAGCATACCCAAGCTTACTGAACTCGGTAAAAGATTATTACTACAGCATAAACATGAGCTGGGCTTATAAAAAGTTCAGGCTTGTAAGACTGAGAACAGATGACCCTTTTTTACTTTCCAATTATCTGGAAAAATACTCAATACTAAGGGAGAGGTATGTTGAAAAGATTAAAATTGTTATCAAAACTAACAATCTTACTAAATACGATAACTGCAGCCTTTCTCCTGCTTATATCCATTAAGGCTTATGCAGGATACGCAACAGTTTTAATCTATCACAGATTTGACGAGGATAAATATCCTACAACCTCTGTATCAACAGAAATTTTTGAAAAACAGATGAGATATCTCAAAGAAAATGGTTATAAGGTAATTCCATTAAAACAGCTTATCTACTATCTGGAAAATAAAAAAGAAATTCCCCCAAAAACCGTTGTGATAACAATAGATGATGGTTATCGCTCAACTATGAAGGCATACAGAATACTAAAAAAATACGGTTTCCCGTTTACTGTTTTTCTGGGAATGGAAGGAATTGATAGATACCCTGCATTTCTGACAAAAGAGGAGCTGGAAATACTAAAAAAAGATAAACTTGTTTCATTTGGTAATCATTCATACTCCCATGCCAGATTTGCCAGAGTAATAACAAAAATGTCCCCTGAAGAATATGAAGAATTTATTAGAAAGGATACAAAAAAGGCAGAAAAAAAGCTTAAGAAACTGCTGGGATATATTCCTAAAGTATATGCATACCCGTATGGAGAATATACAAAGCCATATATAAAAGTTCTGAAATCTATGGGATATAAAGCAATGCTTTCTCAAGACCCTCAAAATGTGGACAAAAACACTCCCCTATATTTGATACAGAGACAGGCTATTGTTGGCAGCTGGGCAAACATGAAACATTTTAAAATTGTTTTAAATACAGAGGTTTTGCCTGTTATAAGCCATCAGCCTCACATTGGATACCTTACTGAAAATCCACCTGAGATTATTCAGGTTAAGATAAAAAATCCCCAGATGTACAAAAACTGCCAGATTTATCTAACGGAGATTGGCTGGAAAAGGGCAGAAAGAAGAGAGGATATTCTTTATATAGACGGAATTAAAAAACTAAAAAAATGGAAAAATAGAATAGGTGTAAAATGTTTTAACAGCAAAACAGGGAAAAGAGCAACATTCTTCTGGAGTGTTTATACAAGATGAATATAATAGAAGAAATCATATTTACAGGAAAGGTTCTATATAAAGAAGGTCTCGTTAATTCCCATGCAGGTAATATCAGTGTCAGAGATGGGAATACTATTTATATCACAAGAACAGGTGCAATGCTTGGATATCTGACGGAAAATGATATTGTCAAAGTTCCTGTGGATAAGACTTCGGATTTAGATAAGATAGCTTCCTCGGAGCTTATAGTTCACAGAGCTGTTTATCAGAAGACTGACTACAAGGCTATCATTCACGCCCATCCTGTTAATGCAGTAGCTTTGAGTTTCAAACTTAAAGAAAAATTTGTTCCTGTTGATAATGAGGGGAAGCTATTTTTAAAGGAAGTTCCTATATTACCTGAATATCCCAGTGCCTCTCCTGAACTATCTGAAGCTGTTTCAAATTTTTTTGCTGATAGTTCACATAACATTATTATCGTAAAAACCCACGGCAGTTTTGCTGCACATAATTTTCTCAATTATGCTTTAAAGCTAACTTCTGACCTTGAGTTCTGTGCAAAGATTTTCAACCTCATAAAATAATCAATCTTTGATTTTTATCAATCTTTGATTTTGATTAGTGCTAACTAACTGATAATTCTTTAATTTTAAAGATATCAGTATAATCTCAAATGGAGGGTTTATTATGAAAAAATTAATAGCAGGGCTCGTTAGTATTTGTGTCGTAAGTTCTCTGGCATTGGCTGAAAACCAAAAAGAGATTGAAAAGAAAATTCTCCAGATTGCTGGTAAATATGGATGTACAACATGTCATGATATTGATAAACCTAAAAACTCTGTCCCTTTCAGAGTAATAGCAAAAGAAT
This genomic window from Persephonella sp. IF05-L8 contains:
- a CDS encoding polysaccharide deacetylase family protein, which produces MKRLKLLSKLTILLNTITAAFLLLISIKAYAGYATVLIYHRFDEDKYPTTSVSTEIFEKQMRYLKENGYKVIPLKQLIYYLENKKEIPPKTVVITIDDGYRSTMKAYRILKKYGFPFTVFLGMEGIDRYPAFLTKEELEILKKDKLVSFGNHSYSHARFARVITKMSPEEYEEFIRKDTKKAEKKLKKLLGYIPKVYAYPYGEYTKPYIKVLKSMGYKAMLSQDPQNVDKNTPLYLIQRQAIVGSWANMKHFKIVLNTEVLPVISHQPHIGYLTENPPEIIQVKIKNPQMYKNCQIYLTEIGWKRAERREDILYIDGIKKLKKWKNRIGVKCFNSKTGKRATFFWSVYTR
- a CDS encoding class II aldolase/adducin family protein, with translation MNIIEEIIFTGKVLYKEGLVNSHAGNISVRDGNTIYITRTGAMLGYLTENDIVKVPVDKTSDLDKIASSELIVHRAVYQKTDYKAIIHAHPVNAVALSFKLKEKFVPVDNEGKLFLKEVPILPEYPSASPELSEAVSNFFADSSHNIIIVKTHGSFAAHNFLNYALKLTSDLEFCAKIFNLIK